A segment of the Brienomyrus brachyistius isolate T26 chromosome 4, BBRACH_0.4, whole genome shotgun sequence genome:
CCTCAGTGGAGTAGATGGGATGAAGCCAGTAGCTGTTTTCTGCATACCACGTACTGCATATTAAAACCAGTACATACTATACTGTTATACCACGTACTGTTAGTCAGTGTAGTATCCAGTATGCCAGCTTTTTGTAAGAGTTTTCAAGCATGCTACAGTTTTATATGAACTCTGGCGAGCCTTTTAAATTTGTAATGACCATTGCCCAGAGACAAGGCATCATTTAAAACAATGTTTTTCAACTAGTGTTCTGTGAAAAATTATCAAATTCTACAAAAAGCttattacaaaataaaaccattaaaaataataactaAATGGTCAGCTTACCTAAAGCATTACATCTATTAAGCCCCGTGTGTACTGAAAAGCCAGGTACATTGATATGTGTAGTCATATATGTGACTGAATAGAATTCAGGGCAATCAGGACAAAGAACTCTACATAAAACTACTAGGCTAAATTATTGCCTGAATGTACAATTGGTTTTCAGAATGTAAATGACAATGATTTGGAACATCTACTTAAGAAATCAAGTGAGAATTTCATGTGAAATGAATTGCAGCTGGTTTGAATTCCGGGGATGATGATCGGTGTAAGCGAGGCTGTGCTGGTTATGGCTTGACACAGGTATGGTTGGTCTGATGTGGATGTGAGAGACACAGGTGCTGTGAAAGTCAGCTCTCAGCCGACAGTGTCAGTTATGTCTAGTACATTTCATACAAGCTCAGTGATGCCACATAAACCAGAAAAATGTCAGATTTTCCCTTATCCATGTCAACAAAGTCACTGAATGACATCATCACGCCCGCATTGGACCAACCACACCTGTGCCAAGCCACACCGGCACGGTCCCGCCTACACCGATCACCATCCCCGGGATTCTAACCTGCTGCACTTCATTTCCCATGATTGGCACTTAGTCTTCATACAGCCCAGTCACTCCACTAGCCCACTGTGAAGTACTGAGGTACTGAGTGTCTGCTCTGTACCCAGAGTGTCTTATCTTATCCATTGCTGTTCTGTGTGTGACCCATGTTTTCTGTTCCTTGGACCTACGATTCTTGCCATTTTGTTTCTCAGGATCTGGCTGCCTGTACCTACATTTTGTCTCCCGAATCCTGTTTTGCCTTGTTTTAAATCTCTAGTATCACCAGTTATAACTTCATCTGCTTTTTGACCACGATGTGTGTGTTTCATTAAACAGTCACCTCTGCACTAGGATCCTCACTGTATAATCATTGCAATACCCACCTTAAAGACATATCTAAAACTAAAGGCTTATTGCTTAAAATATATTGGAAAAACGTCTATTTTGTAGATACTGATAGATGATGTCTTGTGATGTCTTAGTCCAATGTCCACAGTCCACTGATCCAGAGAGAGATGCACTCAATAGGCATTGAGTATAAACCTCCTTTCACAACAGCGCATGAAAGAATGATGATCCTCTGAGCAGCTTTCAGACAGTAAGAGGCACTGAATTGAGGTCTTGAACTCAAGACACCAGAAACAAAAGGGTGAACATGAGGAGTAGGTAGGTAGGTGGAACAAGAACCAACAAGGGCTAGAATTACCACAGAAGAAACACTAGCAAGGACCACCTACATGGGCAAGAAACATAAGCACCACCTACAATCTATAGCCCATACAATTACTGACAGAGCAACAGGACATAGACACGCAGATACATACACAGATGGCAAGGTTTCAACAAGGGACAGATGTGGGATATTACCAATACacacagggaactgggagttACACCAAAACAGGTCAGGATCATTAACAAGCACAAAATCCCAAGGAATCAAACACTAAGAAATAGAAGAAACACAGGTAAAACAGGCCAAAACTACGAAGCTACACACAAAGAAGGATAGCTAAGAACAAGGGTGCAAAACAAGACTCAGTACGGAAATACACAAGAAAAATGGTAAACATTGAATGAACAGATAAAGAGTCAGGGCAGGAAACATCAAAAACCACAACTGTTCGGGATGTTTGATTACTTGGAAGCACATTTAGGACATTCAACTTGGTGGTGGCCGAGGGAGCTGGGGAAAACATTAGGGACAGTGAAGCTGCTCAACACAGAGGAGCGAATGgaatggccagtgacacctgctggccatatGGGAAAACAACAGACAGAATGGGACAAGAGAGGGACGAATCCTGAAACCTCTTTACATTTTCGGTACCCGCTATATACAATTCAGGGAGCCtgttccaggaagcacagggcacagttTTAAGTatatttcaatttattttttttattagtgcCTTTCATAACAGGGTCGCTCCAAGGTGCTTTAATTGGGCGTGTTGTGATTCATTAGAATATCATTAAGACAGAAtagaaaaaaacaggaaaaaggaAACATTAAAGCAATCATTGTTAATTTTCCACAAACATATCTTacatgaggggcggcatggtggtgcagtggttagcactgtcgcctcacacctctgggacccgggttcgagtctccacctgggtcacatgtgtgcggagtttgcatgttctccccgtgtcgtcgtggggtttcctccgggtactccggtttccccccacagtccaaaaacatgctgaggctaattggagttgctgaattgcccgtaggtgtgcatgtgtgagtgaatggtgtgtgagtgtgccctgcgatgggctggccccccatcctgggttgttccctgcctcgtgcccattgattccgggataggctccggaccccccgcgacccaataggataagcggtttggaaaatggatggatggatggatatcttaCATGACAGCACAACATTTGGTGAatttatactgattttagtattTCTGAGAAGTATCACTGGGTAAAAATGGTGATTTCCATATGACAGAAGGAATAATTTTTTATAATATACTAACTAaatctgttattattatttaaaggcACATGAACAAACTTGGGGTCACTGCACAGAAATTTCACATAAAAACTTATAaatgtattgattttttttagctTTTATTTCCTCACATCTTTGGCCAAAATCCATACTGCATAATAAATCTGTAAAATTGTCCTTTTTATTAAGATTTTTTCTATGTCCATTACTTCCGCTTTTATACAATAGGGGGCAGCATGTAGCTGCATGAGctacatctgtgggtccttgactacggcccttaacccccagctccctacgCGATGCtttgggtggctgccctttgcagccagtttgctctcacctacagacaGCAAGTTGGGGAAGGTGTAAAGAGGATTTATTCAAGGGAATCAATAAAAGtaccaattattattattaaattaagtattattaattattacattTAATGAGATGCATTTATTAGGCTACTCAGCACAGTTTGGCTACACTTCTCCAAAGCTGAAACCCAGGATAGAGGGGCTCAGTGAACGTGGTCTGGACCCTGTGCAGGAGGGTCACTGTGTCAGAGacgctgtagaaggacagaattCCTGCCCAGTgatccagatacactcctatcctggaggagggggggtcagGTAGTGCAGTTTGTACATTATTGTGTTGGAATGAGTAACTGGAGGCTGACCAGTACAAACACCAGGACTTGTCATTGCTTCCAAGCCTGCTGTTGTCACCCCATCCTTTCCTGCTGATCCCTTTATATGTGACAGCTATACCAATCGAACGCCCACTCCACTCAACCTCCCAGTAGCAGCGTCCAATCAGACCCTCTGTACACAGCACTTGGAGGCGTGGGTCAAACCTCTCCTGGTGACCAGGATATGACTGTATCTCTTCCTTCCATGTCGCCACTCTGTTCCCCTCAGACAGACGGAGgcatttgtttgttgttttggggTCCAGAGTGAGCTGACAGGAATCTGATGGAGGAGAAGATCAGAAGGTGATGGTTTTGTCTCATTCACTCCTTACATTGCACAAGAGTGTATGCTTTTTGGCATTTTAATACTTTGAAAAGTGtaaataaatgaacaaataaccaaataaatgaaataaataaatagaatgtTTGGGTTCAGGTTTAAATGATCATATTCTGAACATAGAGATCCCAGAGGACAatataacaaaataatataaatattatcTATTTCATTGCAAACGGATCCAAAGGCTACTGACATAAACatctcatgtaaatgtgaaaggagGCAGcaaaagagagaaagagaagctcctctagcagaagaaaacaaaacacaataaaacacaataaaacacactccacctcatacaaggagagagaagcgtgtgtgtgaacagactcacattgtaagaattctgctctggtcctgggcactaatgCTGGTAGGACGGCGTCCTTGGcaactagaaggagacagagagaaacagggatgtgagtaaaagaaatttacttgtgggagatgcacttcactcactgtggagacaccagcagtaggctattatcattatgagggacaataacaggcattttaacaaacCGCTAATCATTCTGAGTAGAACAATACAAAGTTCTCAAGgtttttggatttaattatttagaaGAAATGTGAACGTTTTGCAGCATGTAGAATGTGAAGCATTTAAAATggttttcacaaaaaaaaataaaaaatcttaatggaaacagaaactgacttggtcacacaaTTGTGAGGCTGATAATACTGCATACTCTCTCAGCTGTCAAGACCTGTCCTGTCATCACCcaatttgaccagcaggggtcacTGCTGTCCCTCCAGATTCCTCCTCATTCTCCTCTGTTGCATCTTGCTTGTTATCCCCAATCCAACTGTGCTAACTATCCGCGCCTGAATTATGTCAGCCCCTCCTTTGTCATGTATATAAGGACATCCCAGTCCTCTGTCCCCCAGTTTGGTCATTATTGTTAGTCCTCCTGTTACTTGTGCCCTTCCCAGTACTAGTCTTCCCATTTTGACCACTAATGCTCCTGTTTCCCTTCTCCTGTTTCTTTTGGCTTAATACACCTGCCCTTGTGTCCTTCATCTCTTCTTGTGGCAACTGCATGGTCTATATTAAAATGAACAGACTGGAAAATGTATTTATCAACCTGTATGATGGATCTCTGCCGTTTTCTTTTcgcaaacatcctccagttgatCCTTCAGCTTAGAAACCACCTTCCTCACGTTCCCAAAAGAGCAGCGTGGAttgacagagattctgggtccaaatccagttTCAGAGTTGACAGTAAGACCCTGGtacctctacagacacacagtctgattaaacagcttcatcaaaacaaatttataaattatatttattaatttctgACAAATGACAAACAAGTTGAAATACAAAAgaaaacattcacacatttgaatGCTCTGGTGTCAGGATCGTTTCCATGTCTTGCCCCGTTTGACAGGTAGGTGTCGCTGGTCAGCCTGTTCTTTATGTGGTTAGTTTGTCTCACTATCCCTGTGTGTTCCCCACCTCCCAGGGACACTGCGTGGCTGAATGGACTGAGTATGTGGCTGTAAACTGTACTTCCCTACCATAATGGGGTTAAGGATGGCCAGAACCCAGCCTCAGCTTTATTGGACATTTTCAGTTGTTTTCCCCCTTGTTAGTTAATGTGCCTTTGTTAGTTTTCATTTCTTCTGTTTAGTTGTGTAGTACTGTATGTGCCGTAATGCCAGTTCCTAGTTTCTCCTAGTGTTTCAGTCATTAGTGTTATCTGATTATGACGTCACCTGTGTCTTGTTACTCCTAACGTTTGGTTAATCGTCATTTCTTGTCTGGCCTTGTCATGCATGTGCCTGCCCTTGCCTTTTTCCATAGTCGGTATTTGTATGTACTGTATTGTTCTCTGTCCTGTGTGTTTCCTGTGTGTTTACTTTGTGTTTATTTATATCCTGTTTAGTTGTTGTTTTTTCTCCTGCCTTTGTTTTGACCCACCCATGGtcccttttgtttttctttgcacACTTTCAACAAACCCCCTTTTCACCAAACCTCACCATGCATCATCCCTTCCGTCATGCCATAACACTCTGGTTCTCATATTGtcaaagtagctgttctgttacctggaggaaatggatgtgatcctctgtgtgtgaaagctgctccagctcagagtgtctcctcttcagttcatcaatctccTGCTTAAGTATCTCCATGTGTCCTTCAGCCagactcactgcagccttctcctgatctctgatcagctttgtcacctcagagcgtcttctctcaatggagtggatcatctcagtgaagatcctctcgctgtccttcactgctgactgtgctgagctctgttggtgacacagggagcagaggacggtaaattacaattggccccttttgagactccagagagcctcattgtgcaatagagatgtgagctgacaggaggtataaaaacagcacagggctggggtttggagcGTCATGATGCTGGaagcctcaggtactgaaacccagccagcactgattggaaatgatcactcattaagctcatacactgtcagctgcagggatttggcagagactgaTGGCTGTATGGGACAGGTTGATTGTCACCATTAGGTCTGAGTTTTATTGGTGAATTTTTGGTGTTTCATTGCTTTACATAGGTGATTGAAAAGTCACCTTTTATTATGGGAAATATCACTTACGCACTGTTTGAGTAAGACTTTAGTTGAACCCTCCTGTCTGGTGCTATTGTCTCACCACTCTGGGAGAACCCTGACTCGTTATATCCCACAGTGACCTTACATTAAACCTTGAAGGATGTAAGTCACCTGTCTTGGAAAAGCCTCGATTCAAGCCTGAAATGCTTCTtacaagccagctgttatcttctcatcaggttcatactcactcTGAATGAGCCCACAGACTCTCTCAGCTCCttcagctccttctctctcatctgaattctctgctgaaattccttctgtgtttctcccatttgtttctattcatggaaaaaatggcaaaacaagtttgtttcattagctgGGATCATATTCTTTAATCATCTACTCCAGGGTGGACCCAGCTttatgccctatgctgcctgggaaaggatCCCAGTGCTCCCCATGACCCTCACTGGGATAAGCAGgtaggggatggatggatggatggatggatggattgattgattgtgggcagtggtgtcttaatggttagggacatGTACTTGTAAttaaaagattgcaggttcaaatccccaatCAGCGAGGTACCCTGAGTAAGGTACCGTCCCCAAGCACTGCACTGAATTAgcagccccctgctatgtcacaatgtcacatatgggttaaatgcagagaacacatttcgttattatgcactgtgtgctgtggtgtgtcaacaatgacaattaaacaTTTTCTGTGACTCTTGAGATTTATGCACGATACTGTACTCAGAAACATGAACACAGAAAATATTTTCAGGTAAACTTCATACAAAAAATCCTAATTTTAATAAAGAGTCTCCTTACCTGGACCTCTGTCCTTTGTACAGCAACTGAGACTGTATCGTGGCCTTTGTGTTCACCCATGACACAGAGCagacagatacactgctggtcggtacggcagtagacctccaggggtttgtcatgCTGGGAACAGAGCTTGTCCTGCAGACGTTCAGTGGCATCAGTCagcttgtgcttcttaaaagctggAGACTCATAGTGAGGCTGAAGGTGAGTTTCACAGtaagaggccagacacaccaggcagaaCTTAACTGCTctgtgttttctcccagtacagaaatcacactccacatctccaggtccagcataatcatcagcaggagtagctgcttgtagtccagttTTCTTCAGgttctccaccacttcagccagtatggtgtttctgcccagaacaggtctgggtgtgaaggtctgtctgcactgggggcagctgtaaactccaagatgatcctcctgatcccagcagctcttaatgcagctcatacagtaactgtgtccacaggCTGTAGCCACTGGATTCTTCAGTAGATCCAGACATATTGGACAGGTGAACTGATTCGGATCCAGTGTTGAactggcttctgccattttaccacaAACACTGATAGGTTTCAGTTTCGTTTTCTCTCACTgtcgtctgtgtgtgagagtgggaggaacttcctgcttctcaggctgcagtaggtgtggttttgggctgaggcc
Coding sequences within it:
- the LOC125740053 gene encoding tripartite motif-containing protein 16-like, with translation MAEASSTLDPNQFTCPICLDLLKNPVATACGHSYCMSCIKSCWDQEDHLGVYSCPQCRQTFTPRPVLGRNTILAEVVENLKKTGLQAATPADDYAGPGDVECDFCTGRKHRAVKFCLVCLASYCETHLQPHYESPAFKKHKLTDATERLQDKLCSQHDKPLEVYCRTDQQCICLLCVMGEHKGHDTVSVAVQRTEVQKQMGETQKEFQQRIQMREKELKELRESVGSFRSSAQSAVKDSERIFTEMIHSIERRRSEVTKLIRDQEKAAVSLAEGHMEILKQEIDELKRRHSELEQLSHTEDHIHFLQRYQGLTVNSETGFGPRISVNPRCSFGNVRKVVSKLKDQLEDVCEKKTAEIHHTVAKDAVLPALVPRTRAEFLQYSCQLTLDPKTTNKCLRLSEGNRVATWKEEIQSYPGHQERFDPRLQVLCTEGLIGRCYWEVEWSGRSIGIAVTYKGISRKGWGDNSRLGSNDKSWCLYWSASSYSFQHNNVQTALPDPPSSRIGVYLDHWAGILSFYSVSDTVTLLHRVQTTFTEPLYPGFQLWRSVAKLC